A genome region from Fervidobacterium changbaicum includes the following:
- a CDS encoding PTS sugar transporter subunit IIA has translation MEIKQLFSPNRVCFDLKSKTKEEIIEELIDILYKDGKLTDKESFKRAVMKREEEFSTGIGMGIAIPHGKDRSVLEPCITFGISRNGVDFESMDGKPAHIFFLISVPDNADDTHLHVLSLISRKLMHEDVREKLYNASSFDDIIKAFE, from the coding sequence ATGGAAATAAAACAGCTGTTTTCACCAAATCGTGTGTGTTTTGATTTAAAGTCTAAAACAAAGGAAGAGATTATTGAGGAATTGATTGATATTCTATACAAAGATGGTAAGCTAACAGATAAAGAAAGCTTCAAAAGAGCTGTTATGAAAAGAGAAGAGGAGTTTTCAACTGGAATAGGAATGGGAATAGCAATTCCACACGGAAAAGACAGATCTGTTTTAGAGCCTTGTATAACCTTTGGTATATCCAGAAATGGAGTTGACTTTGAGTCTATGGACGGGAAGCCGGCTCATATTTTCTTTTTGATTTCAGTTCCTGATAACGCTGATGATACACATCTTCATGTATTGAGTCTTATTTCAAGAAAGCTGATGCATGAAGATGTTAGAGAAAAACTATACAATGCTAGTTCTTTTGATGACATTATCAAAGCTTTTGAGTAA
- a CDS encoding PTS fructose transporter subunit IIC — MKIVAVTSCPTGIAHTYMAAEALQLAAKELGVEIKVETRGSVGAENEITAEDLKQAHAVILACDTKIDEERFQGLPIVRASVKDAIKDPQALIKKAMNMEKKDYVDVVFEAKKEAKEKATGAYKHLMTGVSYMIPFVVAGGILIAISFAFGITAFQQKGTLAAALMDIGGSAFSIMVPILAGYIAFSIADRPGLVPGMIGGLLANKLGAGFLGGLVAGFAAGYLVAWLKKTIKLPKTMEGLMPVLILPVLSTLIIGLGMIYLIGEPVAALNNAVTEWLKGMSSGSAVLLGIFLGLMMAFDMGGPVNKAAYTFAVSTLAAGQPSTVMAAVMAAGMTPPLGLALATLIAKDKFTTEEREAGKAAFFLGLSFITEGAIPFAAADPLRVIPSIMIGSAVASALSILFSCTLAVPHGGIFVLTIPNAVGNALLYAVAILAGTVLTAFIISALKPKRV; from the coding sequence ATGAAGATTGTAGCGGTAACTTCTTGTCCGACCGGGATTGCCCACACGTATATGGCGGCAGAAGCTCTTCAGTTGGCGGCAAAAGAACTAGGGGTGGAAATAAAAGTTGAAACAAGAGGATCTGTTGGAGCTGAAAATGAGATAACAGCAGAGGATTTGAAGCAGGCCCATGCAGTAATTCTTGCTTGTGACACAAAAATCGATGAAGAAAGGTTCCAGGGATTGCCGATTGTACGGGCAAGTGTAAAAGATGCTATAAAAGACCCCCAAGCGCTTATCAAAAAGGCAATGAATATGGAAAAAAAGGATTATGTTGATGTGGTATTTGAAGCAAAAAAAGAAGCCAAAGAAAAGGCAACGGGTGCGTACAAACACTTGATGACCGGTGTCTCCTATATGATTCCCTTTGTTGTTGCAGGCGGTATCTTAATTGCTATATCCTTTGCATTTGGCATCACAGCTTTTCAGCAGAAAGGAACACTAGCAGCAGCGCTTATGGACATAGGTGGTAGTGCGTTCTCTATAATGGTTCCGATACTGGCAGGATATATTGCATTTTCAATAGCAGATAGGCCAGGGCTCGTACCAGGAATGATAGGCGGACTTTTAGCAAACAAACTCGGTGCAGGATTTTTGGGTGGCCTTGTAGCAGGTTTTGCAGCTGGTTATTTAGTTGCTTGGCTCAAAAAGACAATAAAACTTCCGAAAACAATGGAAGGATTGATGCCGGTTCTGATTTTACCGGTACTTTCAACATTGATTATAGGTTTGGGTATGATATATCTAATTGGTGAACCTGTTGCAGCCTTGAATAACGCAGTGACCGAATGGCTCAAGGGTATGAGTAGTGGTAGTGCCGTTTTACTTGGAATCTTTTTGGGGCTTATGATGGCATTTGACATGGGAGGACCTGTTAACAAAGCTGCATATACATTTGCGGTATCAACGCTGGCAGCGGGCCAACCATCAACAGTAATGGCGGCTGTAATGGCAGCTGGTATGACGCCCCCACTAGGACTTGCACTTGCAACTTTGATAGCAAAAGATAAGTTTACAACTGAAGAAAGAGAAGCAGGAAAAGCTGCATTCTTCCTTGGACTTTCATTTATAACCGAGGGTGCAATTCCATTTGCTGCGGCTGATCCGCTTAGAGTTATTCCATCTATTATGATTGGCTCAGCTGTAGCATCTGCACTCAGTATATTGTTCAGTTGTACGTTAGCAGTGCCTCATGGTGGGATATTCGTATTAACAATACCTAA